A portion of the Cryptomeria japonica chromosome 5, Sugi_1.0, whole genome shotgun sequence genome contains these proteins:
- the LOC131072281 gene encoding probable jasmonic acid carboxyl methyltransferase 1, translating into MEAIKSQSKPVLEMENVLGMKGGDGESSYAKSSSAQLNMLQAVKPILERAIHENMILMSDVGGIFRIADFGCGTGKNTLVVANTIVNAVKRSFDEHEMPEFEVYFIDLPSNDFNSLFRMLPPHRPDCADVDNDGDNNPLAGRSYIAAAVCGSHFRRLLPRKSLHFCHSSTSLHWLSQVPESVQQRKSPRVYVSGDCEASVGAAYLEQFDKDFTAFLKARAEEIVDGGCMFLSLPGRTEGTHIMEEQGPCGFLARQIEYAFEELVNEGIVEKEKWESFKIAFFAPNLDEVESIVKKEGSFVVKFVKTLEGIHTYSMADFERGEANICGRFIANNYRAAFENIVEAHLGCKRSTEELFLRIGKRASILVDEYVSRETNLVVAFLTKKGAHNKTY; encoded by the exons ATGGAGGCAATCAAATCTCAATCCAAACCAGTCCTGGAGATGGAGAATGTGCTTGGCATGAAGGGTGGAGATGGAGAATCTAGCTATGCCAAGTCCTCTTCAGCTCAG CTAAACATGCTTCAAGCTGTGAAACCAATTCTGGAGCGGGCCATTCATGAGAATATGATATTGATGTCTGATGTGGGAGGGATATTTAGGATAGCAGATTTCGGTTGTGGTACTGGGAAAAATACTCTTGTGGTGGCAAACACCATTGTCAATGCTGTGAAACGCTCGTTTGACGAACATGAGATGCCAGAATTTGAGGTGTATTTCATCGACCTTCCTTCTAATGATTTCAATTCACTGTTTCGAATGTTGCCTCCCCACAGACCAGACTGTGCTGATGTTGATAATGATGGTGATAACAATCCATTAGCTGGAAGGTCTTATATTGCAGCGGCTGTGTGTGGATCACATTTCAGACGTCTACTCCCACGGAAAAGCCTGCATTTCTGTCACTCTTCTACCAGTCTTCATTGGCTTTCCCAG GTGCCAGAGAGTGTTCAGCAGAGAAAATCTCCTCGTGTGTACGTTTCAGGCGATTGTGAGGCATCAGTGGGAGCTGCGTATTTAGAGCAGTTTGATAAAGATTTCACAGCGTTTTTAAAGGCCCGGGCAGAGGAGATCGTTGATGGGGGATGCATGTTTCTATCTCTGCCGGGTCGTACTGAAGGAACCCACATAATGGAGGAGCAAGGCCCATGTGGATTTCTTGCGCGCCAAATAGAATACGCATTTGAGGAACTAGTTAACGAG GGtattgttgaaaaggagaaatggGAATCGTTTAAGATAGCTTTTTTTGCTCCAAATTTAGATGAAGTGGAAAGCATTGTGAAGAAAGAGGGGTCATTTGTAGTAAAGTTTGTAAAAACTCTAGAAGGAATTCATACATATTCTATGGCAGATTTCGAAAGAGGTGAAGCAAATATTTGTGGGCGATTTATAGCCAACAACTATAGAGCAGCATTTGAAAATATTGTAGAAGCTCATTTGGGATGCAAGAGATCAACAGAAGAATTGTTTCTTAGAATTGGTAAACGAGCTTCTATTCTAGTAGATGAATACGTCTCCAGAGAAACAAATCTTGTTGTTGCCTTTCTCACTAAAAAAGGAGCACACAACAAGACCTATTAA